One part of the Augochlora pura isolate Apur16 chromosome 3, APUR_v2.2.1, whole genome shotgun sequence genome encodes these proteins:
- the Srprbeta gene encoding signal recognition particle receptor beta, producing MEKYVKPLTGDNVDSELVGILVAVLVIILTIVLFVIWQRRKSIGNRILLTGLSDAGKTLIFARLACANFVKTYTSAKENTVDLVINNRTLKLVDIPGHERLRYKFFHNFKSSAKGVVYVIDSVTFQKDIRDVAEYLYNILSEPSMQNKSVLILCNKQDQTMAKGSSVIKTLLERELNLLRMTKTSQLEATDASSKNVFLGKEGKEFEFAQLDAHIDFAECYAFNKGSDNSADIEQLNVWLKKII from the exons ATGGAGAAATACGTGAAGCCGTTAACGGGTGACAATGTGGATTCCGAACTTGTGGGCATATTGGTTGCTGTACTGGTGATTATCTTAACTATAG TATTGTTTGTCATATGGCAAAGAAGGAAGTCTATAGGAAATAGAATCCTTTTAACCGGTCTCAGTGATGCTGGTAAAACACTAATATTTGCGCGTTTAGCGTGtgcaaattttgttaaaacttACACATCTGCAAAAGAAAATACGGTTGaccttgtaattaataat CGTACCCTGAAACTTGTCGATATCCCTGGACATGAACGTTTACGCTATAAATTCTTTCACAATTTCAAATCATCTGCAAAAGGTGTTGTCTATGTCATTGATTCGGTAACATTCCAAAAGGATATCCGTGATGTAGCAGA gtacttgtataatatactgtCTGAACCgtctatgcaaaataaatctGTACTTATATTGTGCAATAAACAGGACCAAACTATGGCAAAAGGTTCCTCTGTCATAAAAACATTATTGGAGAGAGAACTGAATTTATTGCGTATGACAAAAACAAGCCAGTTAGAAGCTACAGATGCGTCATCCAAGAATGTTTTTCTTGGAAAAGAAGGGAAAGAATTTGAATTTGCCCAGCTGGATGCACACATAGATTTCGCAGAATGCTATGCATTTAATAAAGGTTCAGATAACTCGGCCGACATTGAGCAATTAAATGTTTggctaaaaaaaattatataa
- the LOC144467592 gene encoding histidine protein methyltransferase 1 homolog produces the protein MFEFGFSKDDVAKEDDVAAKESINWIPASKICVTESEITVQFNPDDYTESIVFPGCKLKLIRSEKALHDLKEENCINIVEAESQHSDLVPAKYEGGLKIWECSYDLGHYVFENNIEFRDKTVLDLGCGAGVIGLIAFLRNSVVHFQDYNVEVIKSVTIPNVLLNSEDREDALRKCEFFCGDWESFTKIIESDTKYDLIFTSETIYNPDNHRKLYNVFKEKLKQDGIGFIAAKSFYFGVGGGMRQFQSLIEEDNVFNVEIVWTNQQGLQREILKISWKERS, from the exons aggATGACGTCGCTGCAAAGGAATCAATTAATTGGATTCCCGCATCGAAGATTTGCGTCACAGAATCGGAAATCACAGTACAATTTAATCCTGATGACTATACAGAGAGTATAGTATTTCCGGGTTgcaagttaaaattaattcgatctgAGAAAGCCCTGCATGActtgaaagaagaaaactgtataaatatcGTAGAAGCAGAGTCACAACATTCTGATCTTGTCCCTGCCAAATACGAAG GTGGTTTAAAAATCTGGGAATGTAGTTACGATCTCGGACACTACGTTTTcgaaaacaatatagaattTCGGGACAAAACTGTGTTGGATTTGGGATGTGGTGCTGGTGTTATTGGCCTGATAGCTTTTTTGAGAAATTCAGTCGTACATTTTCAAGACTAT aacgtggaGGTAATCAAATCTGTGACAATTCCAAATGTTCTTCTGAATTCCGAAGATCGGGAAGATGCTCTACGTAAATGTGAATTTTTTTGCGGAGACTGGGAATCATTCACGAAAATAATCGAGTCTGATACGAAATACGATCTGATTTTTACGAGCGAAACAATTTACAATCCTGACAATCACAggaaattgtataatgtttttaaagagAAGCTGAAACAAGATGGCATCGG ATTCATTGCCGCTAAAAGTTTCTATTTTGGGGTTGGCGGAGGAATGAGACAATTTCAAAGTCTCATAGAGGAAGATAACGTTTTCAATGTCGAAATAGTATGGACAAATCAACAGG GGCTGCAAAgagaaattctgaaaatttcgtGGAAAGAACGTTCTTGA